In one window of Opitutus sp. GAS368 DNA:
- a CDS encoding beta-galactosidase, whose amino-acid sequence MRNPVHATVESRAGRATLLLDGRPVTPQIYALTDCPGARWTWEEVPARNIALFAAQGGELFQADIWLEQLLGPDDTMDFTLVRRQVAGVLAAAPNAYVMLRVHLNAPPAWCTAHPDECCAYADGPAQPEVRWGLERWVGRDNDMPVRASFYSDKWRAWARRQLARFCAGLAATPEGAAVFSLQVANGVYGEWHQWGFFCHDPDTSPAATGVFRRWVQARYGDEAALARAWAQPGLTWAGVTPPASPAREAADLALLRDPARQRAVIDYYTFLHEETADTVIAMAKTVRDSWPRPIATASFFGYFYCLFGREAAGGHLGIARVLASPHLDLVCATPAYTPTAMPLGGSGNSRGVVDAVRRAGKVWVDEMDRATTVSPCPWDKTFTSTLEEDVAVLRRNLLVPVTRGGGAWCFDFGPIAGTPAFARMGNIGWWDEPTIQREWGRIRALAQSRAGRPFVREADVLVIHDPWSFAHIASARHIPEKTVFGVMPISSVDPVSRLLTDGVVESFHQSGVIHGDALLSELPALDFSPYRMVVFATTVVLDDVQWKLIMEKIAVAGRHVVLLGYAGWSNGTAVGPELANRWTRFSTRLHPASPAVQTLQFDGRTEVLSLDRAFPVPAFAAPDAQVIGRWADGEPSAVRRADATSTWWSFALPPNKPSTWRALARQAGCRVLNEHDETTLLGDGLLLVHTAAGGPRTLRLPNGRVVQVTLPSKSTTVFDSDTGAVLLG is encoded by the coding sequence ATGCGAAACCCCGTTCACGCCACGGTCGAATCCCGCGCCGGTCGCGCCACGCTGCTGCTCGACGGCCGTCCGGTCACCCCGCAGATCTACGCCCTGACGGATTGTCCGGGCGCCCGCTGGACCTGGGAGGAGGTGCCGGCGCGCAACATCGCGCTCTTTGCCGCCCAGGGCGGCGAACTCTTCCAGGCCGACATCTGGCTGGAACAACTGCTCGGGCCGGACGATACGATGGACTTCACCCTCGTCCGCCGGCAGGTGGCCGGCGTGCTGGCGGCGGCGCCCAACGCCTACGTGATGCTCCGCGTCCACCTCAACGCGCCGCCCGCATGGTGCACGGCCCACCCCGACGAATGCTGCGCCTATGCCGACGGCCCCGCGCAGCCCGAGGTGCGCTGGGGCCTCGAGCGCTGGGTCGGCCGGGACAACGACATGCCGGTGCGCGCCAGTTTCTACTCGGACAAGTGGCGCGCGTGGGCCCGCCGCCAGCTGGCGCGTTTCTGTGCCGGACTCGCCGCGACCCCGGAAGGCGCCGCCGTGTTCTCCCTCCAGGTGGCCAATGGCGTCTACGGCGAATGGCACCAATGGGGTTTCTTCTGCCACGATCCCGACACGAGCCCCGCCGCCACCGGCGTCTTCCGGCGCTGGGTGCAGGCGCGCTACGGCGACGAGGCCGCGCTGGCCCGCGCTTGGGCGCAGCCGGGCCTGACCTGGGCCGGGGTGACCCCGCCCGCGTCGCCCGCCCGCGAAGCCGCCGACCTCGCCCTGCTGCGCGATCCGGCCCGGCAGCGCGCCGTGATCGACTACTACACCTTCCTGCACGAGGAGACCGCCGACACGGTGATCGCGATGGCGAAGACCGTGCGCGACTCCTGGCCGCGGCCGATCGCGACGGCCTCGTTCTTCGGCTACTTCTACTGCCTTTTCGGCCGCGAGGCCGCCGGCGGCCACCTCGGGATCGCGCGCGTGCTGGCCTCGCCCCACCTTGATCTCGTCTGCGCCACGCCGGCCTACACGCCGACCGCCATGCCGCTCGGCGGTTCGGGCAATTCGCGCGGCGTCGTCGACGCCGTGCGCCGGGCCGGCAAGGTCTGGGTCGACGAGATGGACCGCGCGACCACCGTCAGCCCCTGCCCGTGGGACAAGACTTTCACGAGCACCCTGGAGGAGGACGTGGCGGTGCTGCGGCGCAACCTCCTCGTGCCTGTCACCCGCGGCGGCGGCGCCTGGTGCTTCGACTTTGGCCCGATTGCCGGCACGCCGGCGTTTGCCCGCATGGGCAACATCGGCTGGTGGGACGAGCCCACCATCCAGCGGGAATGGGGCCGGATCCGCGCCCTCGCGCAGTCGCGCGCCGGCCGACCCTTCGTCCGCGAGGCCGACGTGCTCGTGATCCATGACCCCTGGTCGTTCGCTCATATCGCCAGCGCCCGGCACATCCCCGAAAAAACGGTCTTTGGCGTCATGCCGATCTCGTCGGTCGATCCCGTCTCCCGGCTGCTCACGGACGGCGTGGTCGAGTCGTTCCATCAATCCGGCGTCATCCATGGTGACGCCCTGTTGTCCGAGCTGCCCGCGCTCGATTTTTCGCCCTATCGGATGGTGGTGTTCGCCACGACCGTGGTGCTGGACGACGTCCAATGGAAACTGATCATGGAAAAGATCGCCGTCGCGGGGCGCCACGTCGTGCTGCTCGGCTACGCCGGCTGGAGCAACGGCACGGCCGTCGGCCCGGAACTTGCCAACCGGTGGACCCGTTTCTCCACCCGGCTGCACCCGGCTTCTCCCGCCGTGCAGACCCTCCAGTTCGACGGACGCACGGAGGTGCTTTCGCTCGACCGCGCGTTCCCGGTGCCGGCCTTCGCCGCCCCGGACGCGCAGGTCATCGGCCGCTGGGCGGACGGCGAACCGAGTGCGGTGCGCCGTGCGGATGCGACCTCCACCTGGTGGTCCTTCGCCCTGCCGCCCAACAAGCCGTCCACCTGGCGCGCGCTCGCCCGTCAGGCGGGATGCCGTGTGCTCAACGAACACGATGAGACCACGCTCCTCGGCGACGGCCTGCTGCTCGTCCACACCGCCGCCGGCGGCCCGCGCACGCTGCGGCTGCCAAACGGCCGGGTCGTCCAGGTCACGCTGCCGTCGAAGAGCACAACGGTGTTCGACTCGGATACAGGTGCCGTGCTGCTGGGCTGA
- a CDS encoding Type 1 glutamine amidotransferase-like domain-containing protein, with protein sequence MRSRPRLLLLCLLLLPGLLRAASPSVLVCGGAMMNGDHFADSTLALMREHYAGCKRIALVLDATAPAERDHMEQRLQAAFAHLNGARSESLHHLDVAGQRALLEKADGIFVGGGETFVLLAALYRTGQLALIRARVAAGVPYGGSSAGANVAGLRIGTTNDFPTADIPSRESLGLFPAVINPHHPRPALATDFKGRADKIAGYLKFNPTETVLGLGNTSIARLHDGRVTLAVGEGWLYRADRVRALQPGDEMVELEHTGS encoded by the coding sequence ATGCGTTCCCGGCCCCGACTTTTGCTGCTCTGTCTCCTGCTGCTGCCCGGATTGCTCCGGGCTGCGTCGCCCTCCGTGCTCGTGTGCGGTGGCGCCATGATGAACGGCGATCACTTCGCCGACAGCACCCTCGCGCTGATGCGCGAGCACTATGCCGGCTGCAAAAGGATCGCGCTGGTGCTCGACGCCACGGCGCCCGCCGAGCGCGACCACATGGAGCAGCGGCTGCAGGCGGCGTTCGCCCACCTGAACGGGGCCCGGTCGGAATCGCTGCACCACCTGGATGTCGCCGGCCAGCGGGCGCTGTTGGAAAAGGCCGATGGCATTTTCGTCGGTGGGGGCGAGACCTTCGTCCTGCTGGCGGCCCTGTATCGCACCGGTCAGCTGGCGCTGATCCGGGCGCGCGTGGCCGCCGGCGTGCCCTACGGCGGCTCGAGCGCCGGCGCGAATGTGGCGGGGCTGCGCATCGGCACCACGAACGATTTCCCGACGGCGGACATCCCGAGCCGCGAATCGCTCGGCCTCTTCCCGGCGGTGATCAATCCGCACCACCCGCGCCCGGCGCTCGCGACGGATTTCAAGGGCCGGGCGGACAAGATCGCGGGTTATCTTAAATTCAATCCCACCGAAACCGTGCTGGGACTGGGCAACACCTCGATCGCGCGCCTGCACGACGGTCGTGTGACTCTCGCCGTCGGCGAAGGCTGGCTTTACCGCGCGGACCGCGTGCGGGCCCTGCAGCCGGGCGATGAGATGGTCGAGCTGGAGCACACCGGGTCGTGA
- a CDS encoding M28 family peptidase has translation MKASTSLGPGRISWVNRGVGAALRGQLALPVALACGLLPPAGRAAESFDDSAHAAHAMLTQLCDDFGGRLTGSSNNRGAMDRLAAELRTLGLLPEIVPFKMPGWERGADSVQLIVPVARPLRIAALSYTQPHPAFEADVADVGAGAAADYPADVRGKIVLLNQSSALSAREFSRIAAERGARGVLFINREGGGQLLARTGSFVGEALVLPVYSLAQEEGAWLRRLLARGRPVRVRMETKSHCREVDTANLRLVFPGRSPERVIVGAHFDSWDLGQGALDNGLGTAQLFALARALRGRELARTVELVWFNGEEQGLWGSRHAAATLGAAPVVAMINLDMVGVPIAVNALGDASLVPALERWNAGRGDRKLPLGVENINWFGSDHTPFQLADVRAITFNAPIPRESVRYYHDFGDTIDKLPEEIVVKSTAIIGDLVLALAGDPSLGAFRRAPAETEKLFTVFGLERRMQAIGYWPFH, from the coding sequence ATGAAAGCTTCAACCAGTCTTGGGCCAGGGCGAATCTCCTGGGTGAACCGCGGCGTGGGCGCGGCTCTTCGGGGACAACTCGCCCTGCCGGTGGCGCTGGCTTGCGGACTTCTGCCTCCGGCGGGCCGCGCAGCCGAATCCTTCGACGACTCCGCCCACGCCGCGCATGCGATGCTGACGCAGTTATGCGACGACTTTGGCGGACGGCTCACGGGTTCGTCCAACAACCGCGGGGCGATGGACCGGCTCGCGGCGGAACTGCGGACCCTCGGGCTGCTGCCGGAAATCGTGCCGTTCAAGATGCCCGGCTGGGAACGTGGGGCGGATTCGGTCCAGCTGATCGTGCCGGTGGCCCGGCCGCTGCGCATCGCGGCGCTGAGCTACACGCAGCCGCACCCGGCATTTGAAGCCGATGTGGCCGATGTCGGCGCGGGCGCGGCGGCGGATTATCCGGCGGATGTGCGGGGCAAGATCGTGCTGTTAAACCAGTCGTCGGCCCTGTCGGCGCGGGAATTCTCGCGCATCGCGGCGGAACGCGGCGCGCGCGGCGTCTTGTTCATCAACCGCGAGGGCGGCGGGCAGCTGCTCGCCCGCACGGGCAGCTTTGTCGGCGAGGCTCTGGTGCTGCCGGTGTATTCGCTCGCGCAGGAGGAGGGCGCGTGGCTGCGGCGGCTGCTCGCGCGCGGCCGGCCGGTGCGGGTGCGCATGGAAACCAAGTCGCATTGCCGGGAAGTCGACACCGCCAACCTGCGGCTGGTGTTCCCGGGCCGTTCGCCGGAGCGCGTCATCGTCGGGGCGCACTTTGACAGCTGGGACCTGGGGCAGGGCGCCTTGGACAACGGTCTCGGCACGGCGCAGCTTTTCGCGCTGGCGCGCGCGCTGCGCGGGCGCGAGCTGGCCCGCACGGTCGAGCTGGTCTGGTTCAACGGCGAGGAGCAGGGCTTGTGGGGCTCGCGCCACGCGGCGGCCACCCTCGGCGCCGCGCCCGTCGTGGCGATGATCAATCTCGACATGGTCGGCGTGCCGATCGCCGTCAACGCGCTGGGTGACGCGTCGCTCGTGCCGGCCCTCGAGCGCTGGAACGCCGGTCGCGGCGACCGCAAACTGCCGCTGGGGGTGGAGAACATCAACTGGTTCGGCAGCGACCACACGCCCTTCCAGCTGGCCGACGTGCGGGCGATCACCTTCAACGCGCCGATTCCCCGCGAATCCGTGCGCTACTATCATGATTTCGGCGACACCATCGACAAGCTGCCGGAAGAGATCGTGGTGAAATCCACCGCGATCATTGGCGACCTGGTGCTGGCGCTGGCGGGCGACCCGTCGCTCGGCGCGTTCCGTCGCGCGCCGGCCGAGACGGAGAAGCTCTTCACCGTATTTGGCCTGGAGCGGCGCATGCAGGCCATCGGTTACTGGCCGTTCCATTGA
- a CDS encoding beta-L-arabinofuranosidase domain-containing protein, which produces MSYPSSLALPLVRFDRGFLAGRARLVRETVIPYQWEALNDRLPGAERSGCVHNLQVAAGEKAGQFHGLFWQDSDLAKWIEAASYRLATHPDPALEATLDRLIVTIAKAQVADGYLNTYFQLVEPQNRWANLRDCHELYVAGHLIEAGVAHFGATGKRTLLDVVCRLADLIARTFGPGPDQLPGYCGHEEIELALVRLARATGVERYRDLALYFIEQRGRSPNYFEAEAARRAGDDGKLPWHMHHDGLATLQAARPVRELTEPVGHAVRMMYLLAAMIDLAGDRHDAPLAAQCRALWQAIVTRHLYLTGGVGTEPYGEKFCEPFDLPPDRAYAETCAAIGVMMCARRLLELELHGGYADVMERALYNNVLSGLALDGRTFFYVNPLEVVPAVAKRRYECHLVKTQRVPWFGCACCPPNVARLFASLGDYAYSQMPDGLAVHLYAEGEAGFQSGTGAVRLLVRTDYPWQGRVEFRIEPEWAAAEFTLHLRIPGWCRQPGLVLNGVAREPGAVDGYARISRIWRSGDRVVLDLPMPVERVRANTRVFAAAGQVALQRGPVVYCVEEADNGPQLSALGLPRDSQLTARPELDLLGGCVVLEGPAVRAATGGALYSTEPVPETPVQLRAVPYALWANRGEGEMRVWLRET; this is translated from the coding sequence ATGAGTTATCCCTCCTCCCTCGCCCTGCCGCTGGTCCGCTTCGACCGCGGTTTCCTCGCGGGCCGGGCCCGCCTGGTCCGCGAAACCGTGATTCCCTACCAATGGGAGGCCCTGAACGACCGCCTTCCCGGGGCGGAGCGCAGCGGCTGCGTCCACAATCTTCAGGTGGCGGCCGGTGAAAAAGCCGGGCAGTTCCACGGCCTGTTCTGGCAGGATTCCGACCTCGCCAAATGGATCGAGGCCGCCAGCTACCGGCTCGCCACCCATCCGGATCCGGCGCTCGAGGCGACACTGGACCGGCTGATCGTCACCATCGCGAAAGCGCAGGTCGCCGACGGCTACCTCAACACCTACTTCCAGCTCGTCGAGCCGCAGAATCGCTGGGCCAACCTGCGCGACTGCCATGAGCTTTACGTTGCCGGCCACCTCATCGAGGCGGGGGTGGCGCATTTTGGCGCGACCGGCAAACGGACGCTGCTGGACGTGGTCTGCCGGCTGGCGGACCTGATCGCCCGCACCTTCGGCCCCGGCCCGGACCAACTGCCGGGCTACTGCGGGCACGAGGAAATCGAGCTCGCCCTCGTGCGCCTGGCCCGGGCGACGGGGGTCGAACGCTACCGCGACCTCGCCCTCTACTTCATCGAGCAACGCGGCCGGTCGCCGAATTATTTCGAGGCCGAGGCGGCGCGGCGGGCGGGCGACGACGGCAAGCTGCCCTGGCACATGCATCACGACGGCCTGGCCACCCTGCAGGCCGCCCGGCCGGTGCGGGAGCTGACCGAGCCCGTCGGGCACGCCGTGCGGATGATGTATCTGCTGGCCGCCATGATCGACCTGGCCGGCGACCGCCACGACGCGCCGCTGGCCGCCCAGTGCCGTGCGCTCTGGCAGGCCATCGTGACGCGGCACCTCTACCTCACCGGCGGCGTGGGCACCGAGCCCTATGGAGAAAAATTCTGCGAGCCCTTCGACCTGCCGCCCGACCGGGCCTATGCCGAGACCTGCGCCGCCATCGGCGTGATGATGTGCGCGCGACGCCTCCTGGAACTGGAGCTGCACGGCGGTTATGCCGACGTGATGGAGCGCGCCCTCTACAACAACGTGCTGTCCGGACTCGCGCTCGACGGGCGGACCTTCTTTTACGTCAATCCCCTCGAGGTGGTGCCGGCGGTCGCCAAGCGCCGCTACGAGTGCCATCTCGTCAAGACCCAGCGCGTGCCCTGGTTCGGTTGCGCATGCTGCCCGCCGAATGTCGCCCGTCTTTTTGCCTCGCTGGGCGACTATGCCTACTCGCAGATGCCCGACGGGCTGGCCGTCCATCTCTACGCCGAGGGCGAGGCGGGATTCCAGTCTGGAACCGGGGCGGTGCGGCTGCTCGTGCGGACCGACTATCCCTGGCAGGGGCGCGTCGAATTTCGCATCGAGCCGGAGTGGGCCGCCGCGGAATTCACCCTGCACCTGCGGATCCCGGGCTGGTGCCGGCAGCCCGGCCTGGTGCTGAACGGTGTCGCCCGGGAACCGGGGGCGGTCGATGGTTACGCCCGCATCAGCCGGATTTGGCGGAGCGGCGACCGGGTCGTGCTGGACCTGCCGATGCCGGTCGAACGGGTCCGCGCCAACACCCGCGTGTTTGCGGCGGCCGGCCAGGTCGCCTTGCAGCGCGGCCCCGTGGTCTACTGCGTGGAGGAAGCCGACAACGGCCCGCAGCTTTCGGCCCTGGGCCTGCCGCGCGACAGCCAGCTGACGGCGCGGCCCGAGCTCGACCTGCTGGGCGGTTGCGTGGTGCTGGAGGGCCCGGCGGTGCGCGCGGCGACAGGCGGCGCCTTGTATTCAACCGAGCCGGTGCCGGAAACCCCGGTGCAATTGCGGGCCGTGCCGTATGCCCTCTGGGCCAATCGCGGCGAAGGCGAAATGCGCGTCTGGCTGAGGGAAACATGA
- a CDS encoding YCF48-related protein, producing the protein MTRILSSLVLLALLASQAGAAPQHDLYLCAAFNNGSRVMGAKDGSSNGVFVRTGPDEFGHVGINYALATSVTFDPREANVFYVACLSGVLRTLDGGKSWRLVTGWDETEPKSIAVDFQEPDTVYTGLPDGIVVSRDRGQTWQRREQGLPERGKYTQVVRADRTRRGRVLIGCESGIYLTENGAASWKRILSTADTVDDIQQSPHDPQQWIAVTQSAGALLSRDGGATWKKIDAVPSDKALYNVAFDARDPRRLVIASWSYGLLVSEDAGTTWTARNAGLPEPARVWRAAIDPDNGEFYAAVFGHGLYASGDAGRTWRTVPGLLGASIQTFTFVPKTGR; encoded by the coding sequence ATGACAAGAATCCTCTCCTCCCTCGTTCTCCTGGCCTTGCTCGCCAGCCAGGCCGGTGCCGCCCCGCAGCACGACCTTTACCTCTGCGCGGCCTTCAATAACGGCAGTCGCGTCATGGGCGCGAAGGACGGCTCGTCCAACGGCGTCTTCGTGCGCACGGGGCCGGATGAATTCGGGCATGTCGGCATCAACTATGCGCTGGCGACCTCGGTCACGTTTGATCCGCGCGAGGCCAACGTTTTCTACGTCGCCTGCCTGAGCGGGGTGCTGCGCACCCTCGATGGCGGCAAGTCGTGGCGGCTGGTCACGGGCTGGGACGAGACGGAGCCCAAGTCGATCGCGGTCGATTTCCAGGAGCCCGACACCGTCTACACCGGCCTGCCCGACGGCATCGTCGTCTCCCGCGACCGCGGCCAGACCTGGCAGCGCCGCGAGCAGGGCCTGCCGGAGCGGGGCAAATACACCCAGGTGGTGCGGGCGGATCGCACGCGGCGGGGCCGGGTGCTCATCGGCTGCGAGTCGGGCATCTATCTGACCGAGAATGGCGCGGCCTCCTGGAAGCGCATCCTGTCCACGGCGGATACGGTCGACGACATCCAGCAGTCGCCGCATGACCCGCAACAGTGGATCGCCGTCACCCAGAGCGCCGGCGCCCTGCTCTCGCGCGATGGCGGCGCCACCTGGAAAAAGATCGACGCTGTGCCCTCCGACAAGGCGCTCTACAACGTCGCCTTCGATGCGCGGGACCCCCGGCGCCTGGTCATCGCGAGCTGGAGCTACGGCCTGCTGGTCAGCGAGGACGCCGGCACGACCTGGACGGCGCGCAACGCCGGCCTGCCCGAGCCGGCGCGCGTCTGGCGCGCCGCCATCGATCCCGACAACGGAGAGTTCTACGCGGCGGTCTTCGGTCATGGGCTTTACGCTTCGGGCGACGCCGGCCGCACCTGGCGCACCGTTCCCGGCCTGCTGGGCGCCTCGATTCAAACCTTCACCTTCGTGCCGAAAACCGGCCGCTGA
- a CDS encoding aminotransferase class V-fold PLP-dependent enzyme, giving the protein MKLNRRSFLQGLGLGAISALAARASLPALPPFGTLSDDAFWRAVRAQYPLSDDPVYLNTGGLGPASQRVLDAVDATMRQLQEHSETGHNLLEPARETMARFLGAAADEVCFVRNATEGNSIIAAGLGLRAGDEVIFESHAHPGGSFPWLNQARLHGVVVRLFEPDPASPEANLARIRALVTPRTKVIQVSHITCTTGLVFPVAAIAEFARARGIWFHIDAAQSVGMIPVNLREIGCDSCAFSGHKWLGGPHETGVLYLRHDRLDAVALTGAGAYSGELARLPGEIKDFNAASRHEYGTRNAGLIVGLAEAVSLQEQIGRARIAAHGGALAAGLIQELSRIKGIEVLTPRSESLRASITTIRHARADAGKLFGYLLGKHRLRCRPVTEQDLGAVRISTHVFTSRAEVERTISAVRAAAHDL; this is encoded by the coding sequence ATGAAACTCAACCGCCGCAGCTTCCTGCAGGGGCTCGGACTCGGGGCCATCAGCGCCCTGGCCGCCCGGGCCTCCCTCCCGGCCCTGCCCCCGTTCGGGACCCTGAGCGACGACGCCTTCTGGCGCGCCGTGCGCGCGCAGTATCCGTTGAGCGACGATCCGGTTTACCTCAACACCGGCGGCCTTGGGCCCGCATCGCAGCGGGTGCTCGACGCGGTGGATGCGACCATGCGGCAACTGCAGGAGCACTCCGAGACCGGCCACAACCTGCTGGAACCGGCCCGGGAGACAATGGCGCGATTCCTCGGGGCGGCGGCCGACGAGGTCTGCTTTGTCCGGAATGCGACCGAGGGCAATTCGATCATCGCCGCCGGTCTCGGGCTGAGGGCGGGCGACGAGGTGATCTTCGAGAGCCACGCGCACCCGGGCGGATCCTTCCCGTGGCTCAACCAGGCGCGCTTGCACGGCGTCGTGGTGCGCCTGTTCGAGCCCGACCCCGCCAGTCCGGAGGCGAATCTGGCGCGGATCCGCGCCCTCGTGACGCCGCGGACCAAGGTCATCCAGGTCAGCCACATCACCTGCACCACGGGGCTGGTGTTCCCGGTGGCGGCGATCGCGGAGTTTGCGCGCGCGCGCGGCATCTGGTTCCACATCGATGCGGCGCAATCCGTCGGGATGATCCCGGTCAACCTGCGGGAAATCGGCTGCGATTCCTGCGCGTTCAGCGGTCACAAGTGGCTGGGCGGCCCGCATGAGACCGGCGTGCTCTATCTGCGCCATGATCGGCTGGACGCGGTGGCGCTCACGGGGGCGGGGGCCTACTCCGGCGAACTGGCTCGGCTGCCGGGCGAGATCAAGGATTTCAACGCGGCTTCGCGGCATGAATACGGCACGCGCAACGCCGGCCTGATTGTCGGGCTGGCCGAGGCGGTCAGCTTGCAGGAGCAGATCGGCCGCGCCCGCATCGCCGCCCACGGCGGGGCCCTGGCGGCCGGGCTGATTCAGGAGTTGTCCCGGATCAAGGGCATCGAGGTGCTCACGCCGCGTTCCGAGTCCTTGCGCGCCTCGATCACCACGATCCGTCATGCCCGGGCCGACGCCGGAAAACTTTTTGGCTACCTCCTTGGGAAACACCGCCTGCGTTGCCGGCCGGTGACCGAGCAGGATCTCGGGGCCGTGCGCATTTCCACCCACGTTTTCACCTCCCGGGCCGAGGTCGAACGCACCATCAGCGCGGTGCGCGCCGCGGCGCACGATCTCTGA
- a CDS encoding DUF6807 family protein has product MNPELELKAETSEAVEIHRRDGGLLLRYVYRPETLADEAPRPYAHPVNTLAGEQLTNFRPNDHRWHHGLSFTINCLGGFNFWGGATYRRDEGYRFRADHGCQRHVVWRERTAYRLAHALEWRVGATGELLLHEERALVLAVISPTVWTLRWTAILRNVAPRTLDLGQYDSNQGLAGSHYTGLQFRGARDLLDDHGDDGIGIRAEGGLEGESAVHGAAAGWMEWHGQKDGSQRRVRIRFANPAGPLHWFVRRHNPLAALPFQYARDLPLAAGAALNLDHTLTFSDE; this is encoded by the coding sequence ATGAACCCGGAATTGGAGCTCAAGGCGGAAACCAGCGAGGCGGTGGAGATCCACCGCCGGGACGGCGGGTTGTTGCTGCGCTATGTTTACCGGCCGGAGACCCTTGCGGACGAGGCGCCGCGACCATACGCCCATCCGGTCAATACGCTGGCCGGTGAGCAGCTCACGAATTTCCGCCCCAATGATCACCGTTGGCACCACGGGCTGAGCTTTACGATCAACTGCCTGGGGGGCTTCAATTTCTGGGGTGGCGCCACCTACCGCCGGGACGAGGGCTACCGGTTCCGGGCCGATCACGGCTGCCAGCGGCATGTGGTCTGGCGGGAGCGGACGGCCTACCGGCTGGCACATGCGCTCGAGTGGAGAGTCGGAGCCACGGGTGAACTCTTGCTGCACGAGGAACGGGCGCTCGTCCTGGCCGTGATCTCGCCCACGGTGTGGACGCTGCGTTGGACGGCGATATTGCGCAACGTGGCGCCGCGCACCTTGGACCTCGGCCAGTATGATTCCAACCAGGGCTTGGCGGGATCGCATTATACCGGCCTGCAGTTCCGCGGGGCCCGGGACCTGCTGGACGATCATGGCGACGACGGAATCGGGATCCGGGCCGAGGGTGGACTCGAGGGTGAATCCGCGGTGCACGGTGCCGCGGCTGGCTGGATGGAGTGGCACGGGCAGAAAGATGGTTCGCAGAGGCGCGTGCGCATCCGTTTCGCCAATCCGGCGGGTCCGCTGCACTGGTTTGTGCGGCGCCACAATCCGCTGGCCGCCTTGCCCTTTCAATACGCCCGCGACTTGCCGCTCGCCGCGGGCGCGGCCCTCAACCTCGACCACACCCTGACTTTTTCCGACGAATGA